In Carya illinoinensis cultivar Pawnee chromosome 9, C.illinoinensisPawnee_v1, whole genome shotgun sequence, the following are encoded in one genomic region:
- the LOC122276463 gene encoding protein PLASTID TRANSCRIPTIONALLY ACTIVE 12, chloroplastic — protein sequence MASVSATWLFQDRGLRVIASADGFGAGKPQSNHYQSSFIGSFPAGVLQVRLCLNNSQRRALLLPCIKCEKEDESFKEVSIERPPYYSYLDSTSGQLEPASGARASIPEQEYWPEGTASRVKAARAPEPTGKSLGSPSYGKYPGSRRKKYKTSVTAPESSNVSLEMSNPLEPESSVDTTEEPKDFSSDYVVFQTEPEQEETGYELDKKLGRPHPFIDPEVKKPIEKPLTGEEIWWNWRKPEKEQWSRWQRRRPDSETVFLKAMAETGQVKLYGEHPTLTETSLYRARRHLFKEERLQAERERLEKVGPIAYYSEWVKSWKRDTSREAVQKHFEETGEDENTQLIEMFSYQTDREYRIMMGTDIRIPRDPLAMRMKEDQIKQIWGGDPVYPTVNYIQDPDEEIDFRGPDFHEPTPNMLAYLKEHGKIISREELEKMLTDDKTEELEVTDMDDALARAVDIGEEDDEGEDSDVEVEEEEDEKIARNWSVLKSTPELRKSKGKPKDNSMSLDEAIGDSENLTDFLLDFEEDN from the exons TCATCATTTATAGGTTCATTTCCAGCAGGAGTATTGCAAGTTAGACTTTGCTTGAATAATTCACAGAGGAGGGCTCTTCTACTGCCTTGTATAAAGTGTGAGAAGGAAGATGAATCATTCAAAGAAGTGTCTATTGAGCGTCCACCCTACTATAGTTACTTGGACTCTACATCTGGGCAGCTTGAACCAGCATCTGGTGCTCGTGCAAGTATTCCAGAGCAGGAGTATTGGCCAGAAGGCACAGCTAGTCGAGTTAAGGCTGCCAGGGCTCCTGAGCCAACTGGTAAATCATTAGGATCTCCATCTTATGGAAAATATCCTGGCAGTAGGAGAAAGAAGTATAAAACATCAGTTACTGCTCCTGAATCTTCTAATGTGAGTCTAGAAATGAGTAATCCACTGGAACCTGAAAGTTCAGTGGACACAACGGAAGAGCCTAAAGATTTCTCTTCTGATTATGTTGTTTTTCAAACTGAACCCGAGCAAGAAGAAACTGGATATGAACTAGACAAGAAACTTGGACGCCCTCATCCCTTTATTGATCCAGAAGTGAAAAAGCCCATAGAGAAGCCACTTACTggtgaagaaatatggtggaACTGGAGAAAGCCAGAGAAGGAGCAATGGTCCAGATGGCAAAGAAGGCGACCTGATTCTGAGACG gttttTCTCAAAGCAATGGCTGAGACTGGGCAAGTGAAGCTTTACGGTGAACATCCGACATTAACTGAAACCTCTCTCTACAGGGCTAGACGACATCTGTTCAAGGAAGAAAG GCTTCAAGCAGAACGTGAGAGACTGGAAAAAGTAGGTCCAATAGCATATTACTCGGAATGGGTAAAATCATGGAAAAGAGACACTTCACGTGAAGCTGTTCAGAAACATTTCGAAGAGACTGGTGAAGATGAAAACACCCAACTAATTGAAATGTTTTCCTATCAAACAGATCGAGAGTATCGCATAATGATGGGAACTGACATCCGTATTCCTAGGGATCCTCTAGCAATGCGAATGAAGGAGGATCAAATAAAGCAAA TATGGGGTGGGGATCCAGTGTATCCAACGGTGAACTACATTCAAGACCCTGATGAAGAGATTGATTTCAGGGGCCCAGATTTTCATGAACCTACACCCAATATGCTGGCTTATCTGAAGGAG CATGGCAAAATCATATCAAGAGAGGAGCTTGAAAAGATGCTGACAGACGACAAGACTGAAGAGTTAGAG GTAACAGATATGGATGATGCTTTGGCACGAGCGGTTGACATTGGTGAAGAGGAT GATGAAGGAGAGGATAGTGACgttgaggttgaggaagaagaGGACGAGAAAATCGCACGCAATTGGAGCGTCTTGAAAAGTACTCCAGAGCTTCGCAAATCCAAG GGAAAGCCGAAGGACAATTCCATGTCTCTGGACGAAGCCATTGGTGACTCTGAAAACCTGACTGATTTTCTATTAGACTTCGAAGAAGATAACTGA